The genomic segment AGCTCGCCGGGATAGTGTTCATGGGTGCATGCACCCGCCCGGCGTGCCTGGCAGCGCGCAGCGTGCTCGACAGCCTCGTCGCGCAGCGGGTCATAGCCAGCACTGATGATCAGCGTCGGCGCGGCGGCGGCGTCCGGGCCCGGGGTCAGCGGCGAGGCCCGTGCCCCCGCCCGGTCGGCCGCCGCGGGAAAATACAGAGAGCGGAACCACGCCATCGTGCGGCCGGTGACCGCCATGCCCGGTACGTCGATACTGTCCGACGGGTAGACCGTGCACTGGTCGAGCGAGGGATAGATCAGAATCCGGCCCGACAGGCCGATACCGGCCTCGGCGGCGTGCTCGGCCACGGCCGCGGCGAGCGTCCCGCCGGCGCTGTCCCCGGCCAGCACCACGCGCTGGCTGTCCAGGGCAAGCGAACCCGCATTCGCCCGCAGCCAGCCCAGCGCCGCGATACAGTCTTCATAGGCCGCGGGAAACGGGTGCTCGGGTGCCAGCCGATAATCGACCGACGCCACCACCCAGCCGCTGCGCGCGGCCAGGCGCGCACACAGCAACCGGTGGGCTTCCAGCTCACCGAACACCCAGCCGCCCCCGTGCATATAGATCACCACTGGGCGCGGCACGATCGAGTCCGATTCGGGTTCGAACACCGTCAGCGCAGCGTGGCACGTGACCGCCGTACGCCAGCATCGCCCGGTACGGCCTTCGAGCAGCGGATGCCGGGCCGGGGTCTGGGCGGCGGCGATCAGCGCCCGGGCCTCATCGACACGGTAGTGCTCGTAGGCCAGCCGGCCCTCGGCCAGGCGCTGTTCGAGCAGATCGCGACTGTCGCGGCTGAGCATGACTCTGCTAGACCGACAGGCCGCCGTCGACCGCGATTTCCGCGCCGTTGACATAACGGCTGGCCGGCGACAGCAGAAACAGCACGACGTCGACCACCTCGTCCTCGGAGCCACGGCGCTGCATCGGAATCTGTGCGGTACGCCGAGCCAGCCGGTCCGGGTCGATGGCCTCGATCATCTTCGTGTCGATCAGCCCGGGGTGCACCGAATTCACGCGAATGCCGTGCTCGGCCAGTTCGGCCGCGGCCATCTTGGTCATGCCTCGCACTGCCCACTTGGTGCTCGTATACGCCGCCCCGCCGGTGCCGCGCAGCCCCGAGATCGACGAAATGTTGACCACGGACAGATCCGCCCCGTCGGCCAGCTCGGCAGCGAACTTCAAGCCGAGAAACGTGCCCAGCTGGTTGACCGCCACATGACGCTGGAACAGCGCCACATCGGTATCGAGAATCGGCCGCGGATCGAAGATGCCGGCGTTGTTGACCAACCCGTCCAGACGACCGGTACGGGCGACCACCGTCTTGAGTGCCTGCCAGCTGTCCGGGTCGGCCACATCCAGCACGACGAATTCACATTGCGCACCGAGGCGCTCCGCCAGAGCCCGGCCTTCGTCCTCACGGACATCACCGACCACCACCCGGCAACCGCGAGCCACGAGCTTGGCCGCCAGTGCCGCGCCCTGCCCGCGCGCCCCGCCGGTCACGACAACGGTGCGATCGGGCCAGTTATTTTCATCAACCATGCATGTCTCCTTGTGCCCAGCCAGCAGCCAGCACGCGCACGTCGTCCTGTCGGCCATCGCCTCGCTCGGCGCTGGTCAGCGCTTGCTCGATCTGGCGATGACGGCTACGCACCACCGCCGCATATTCGGGATGGCTCATCAGATAGAATTGCTCGTTCTCGATGCCG from the Salinisphaera sp. T31B1 genome contains:
- a CDS encoding SDR family NAD(P)-dependent oxidoreductase; this encodes MVDENNWPDRTVVVTGGARGQGAALAAKLVARGCRVVVGDVREDEGRALAERLGAQCEFVVLDVADPDSWQALKTVVARTGRLDGLVNNAGIFDPRPILDTDVALFQRHVAVNQLGTFLGLKFAAELADGADLSVVNISSISGLRGTGGAAYTSTKWAVRGMTKMAAAELAEHGIRVNSVHPGLIDTKMIEAIDPDRLARRTAQIPMQRRGSEDEVVDVVLFLLSPASRYVNGAEIAVDGGLSV
- a CDS encoding alpha/beta hydrolase → MLSRDSRDLLEQRLAEGRLAYEHYRVDEARALIAAAQTPARHPLLEGRTGRCWRTAVTCHAALTVFEPESDSIVPRPVVIYMHGGGWVFGELEAHRLLCARLAARSGWVVASVDYRLAPEHPFPAAYEDCIAALGWLRANAGSLALDSQRVVLAGDSAGGTLAAAVAEHAAEAGIGLSGRILIYPSLDQCTVYPSDSIDVPGMAVTGRTMAWFRSLYFPAAADRAGARASPLTPGPDAAAAPTLIISAGYDPLRDEAVEHAARCQARRAGACTHEHYPGELHGFLTVGPDFAASGHALAAMTGFLSRITD